Proteins encoded by one window of Parabacteroides sp. FAFU027:
- a CDS encoding two-component regulator propeller domain-containing protein, whose protein sequence is MKKLDLFFLIVILFTHYNSVFSNNFIQKSDLQNGLSSNYIRTIYKDTKGLLWIGTDNGLDSYDGLQFVSYGKRLKMPLKGIVQSILEVKDGTYYIGTTWGAYIYTVTGNKISPIDFGRQALDVRQVFKDSAGKIFFITDKGLFLLGKDNQASLFATQLKNPQLIGMTEDDKHNLWIISHDDITLIDSHKLIKPISINESLSGRKILSLCYTGKTDLFLGSDKGMMHFNLLSQTLDEIKGFDNFTITALANDKKNNLFIGTDYDGLIIYNLKNGQSRKIDNSGTPSGSLSSNAIKSLLFDNAGILWIGTFTGGLDKLNLQNNFLFRNIEITGNKEAHIRSVYISPNDDKYIGTNTGIIRLDYQNQVIAKYTGKNLRSKILTTIYPYPGNPDMLLIGTFGGGMSVLNKKTGTFTNFSDKPSFTQGTVYRFCKDNHQNLWIATLDGVFKYDLTKQKFIQYNLTTLMANNEIFSLDTDKSGRIWIGTKNGVCYYSSSDHKFHLPKALAGFRFQCTYIHCDNIGNNWFCFNKGGVLKLDKHLNKKAWITTEIGLPENSPASVINDKNGNTWISTLKGLFSIDTKHQVSTYDLEDGLAGTGFCPGVASSDKNGNIWWSNEKGLVSYNPTKNNNRKQYNLLFTTLRINGTSYSIDTLSFVSKKSINNYQILITGRHNNNLEFLVSALNYEHPQKNSYSYELNGNGYHRSETSRNNIASFNDLATGNYILTIKTSDRDGNRARQPLIISFAIVPYFYETTWFIFIIIALVGGSILYFTRNYIFRMKDKFLEQLEESKKKQPQGSGIQRVSDEKGEIIKEKLLSYMLEEKPYLNPALRQADVAKAIGFSVHEISEVINSQLNQNFADFVNYFRIEEVKRRIISGDNKLYTMSAIAKQCGFNVNSSFIRAFKKATGTTPSQYFKSDNDDSNPTDIRK, encoded by the coding sequence ATGAAAAAACTAGACCTCTTTTTTCTCATCGTTATTTTATTTACTCATTACAACTCTGTTTTCAGTAATAATTTCATTCAAAAATCAGATCTTCAAAACGGATTGAGTAGCAATTATATCCGTACTATATACAAAGATACAAAAGGGCTATTGTGGATTGGTACTGATAACGGACTGGACAGCTATGACGGGCTTCAATTTGTCAGCTATGGAAAAAGGCTTAAGATGCCATTGAAAGGTATCGTACAATCTATTCTTGAAGTAAAAGACGGAACTTATTATATTGGAACAACCTGGGGCGCTTACATTTATACTGTAACAGGGAATAAAATCAGCCCGATAGACTTTGGCCGTCAGGCTCTTGATGTCAGGCAGGTATTTAAAGACTCAGCAGGCAAAATCTTTTTTATTACAGACAAAGGCCTTTTTCTACTAGGCAAAGATAACCAGGCTTCTCTTTTTGCGACACAATTAAAGAATCCCCAATTGATTGGTATGACAGAAGATGATAAGCATAATCTTTGGATCATTTCTCACGATGACATTACTCTAATAGATTCACATAAGCTAATTAAGCCAATTTCAATCAACGAATCTTTATCTGGCCGTAAGATTCTTTCATTATGCTACACCGGCAAAACTGATTTATTTTTAGGCTCCGACAAAGGCATGATGCATTTCAACCTTTTATCCCAGACATTAGATGAGATAAAAGGATTTGACAATTTCACAATAACAGCATTGGCTAATGATAAAAAGAACAACCTTTTTATCGGAACCGACTATGACGGCCTGATTATTTACAATCTAAAAAACGGACAATCAAGAAAAATAGACAATTCAGGAACACCGTCCGGATCCCTCTCGTCAAATGCCATTAAATCTCTTTTATTTGATAATGCAGGGATATTGTGGATAGGAACTTTTACCGGAGGATTAGATAAGCTAAACTTACAAAACAACTTTTTGTTCAGAAATATTGAAATAACCGGCAACAAAGAAGCCCATATCCGTTCGGTGTATATCTCTCCAAATGATGATAAGTATATTGGAACAAACACCGGGATAATCCGTTTAGATTATCAAAATCAGGTTATTGCTAAATACACAGGAAAAAATCTACGTTCCAAGATCTTGACTACAATATACCCGTACCCGGGTAACCCTGATATGTTATTAATTGGTACCTTCGGAGGTGGAATGAGTGTCTTAAATAAAAAAACAGGAACATTTACAAACTTCTCAGACAAACCCTCTTTTACACAAGGGACAGTCTACCGTTTTTGCAAAGACAATCATCAAAACTTATGGATTGCAACCCTTGACGGTGTTTTCAAATATGATCTTACCAAACAAAAATTTATTCAATACAATCTGACCACTTTGATGGCCAACAATGAAATCTTCTCATTGGATACAGATAAGTCCGGCAGAATCTGGATCGGAACCAAAAACGGAGTCTGTTACTATTCTTCATCAGATCACAAATTTCATCTACCGAAAGCACTTGCCGGATTTCGTTTCCAATGCACCTATATACATTGTGACAACATAGGCAATAACTGGTTTTGCTTTAATAAAGGTGGCGTGCTTAAATTAGATAAACACCTGAATAAAAAAGCCTGGATTACGACAGAGATAGGTCTGCCCGAAAACTCACCGGCCTCTGTGATAAATGACAAAAACGGAAATACCTGGATCAGTACACTTAAGGGGTTATTCAGTATTGATACTAAACATCAGGTCAGCACCTACGATCTGGAAGACGGACTAGCCGGTACCGGTTTCTGCCCCGGTGTTGCTTCTTCAGACAAAAACGGGAATATATGGTGGAGTAATGAAAAAGGATTAGTTTCGTATAATCCAACCAAAAACAATAACAGGAAACAATACAACCTTCTTTTTACAACACTTAGAATAAATGGCACCTCCTACTCTATAGATACGCTTTCCTTTGTTAGTAAGAAATCTATCAACAACTATCAGATTCTAATTACAGGTCGGCACAATAACAATCTCGAGTTTTTGGTATCGGCTTTAAATTACGAGCACCCACAGAAAAACAGCTATTCATACGAGCTGAATGGCAACGGTTATCATCGAAGTGAAACATCAAGAAATAATATTGCCTCCTTCAATGATTTGGCAACAGGCAACTATATACTCACAATCAAGACCAGTGACAGAGATGGAAACCGGGCCAGACAGCCTTTAATCATATCATTTGCTATTGTTCCCTATTTCTACGAAACAACGTGGTTTATCTTTATTATTATAGCTCTTGTAGGAGGCTCTATCCTCTATTTTACCCGCAACTACATCTTCCGCATGAAGGATAAGTTCCTGGAGCAACTGGAGGAAAGCAAGAAGAAACAGCCACAGGGAAGTGGTATCCAGCGGGTATCCGATGAAAAAGGAGAAATCATCAAAGAAAAACTTCTTTCGTATATGCTGGAAGAAAAGCCATACCTCAACCCGGCTCTAAGACAAGCAGATGTTGCTAAGGCGATAGGATTTTCGGTCCATGAAATTTCGGAGGTTATCAACAGCCAGCTAAATCAGAATTTCGCAGACTTTGTCAATTATTTCCGGATCGAAGAGGTGAAAAGAAGAATTATAAGTGGAGATAATAAGCTTTATACAATGTCTGCCATTGCCAAACAATGTGGATTCAATGTCAACTCTTCATTTATCAGGGCCTTTAAGAAAGCAACCGGAACCACTCCTTCTCAATATTTCAAGAGCGATAACGATGACTCTAATCCGACAGATATCCGTAAGTAG
- a CDS encoding glycosyl hydrolase family 28 protein gives MNRLLLIYLFTIGVISNVCSQKIRTYLVPEQMVPNSDYSVKVCTAGGRWIDLFEYSVDVDMHYMRKASMVAFDFEGEKVEVLVICNREPVKTVRIRPANENIPCTYSNDSVRFEITRPGNLSVEVNGDIFHNLHIFANSLESDIPSIKDKNLIYIGPGYHTYPKGELRISSGKTVYIAGGAVVNAKLVCDSVQNVRICGRGILYHGERGVEITKSKNVTLEGLIFINPSHYTVYGGQSSGLVIRDIRSFSSKGWADGIDLMSCFNVKVDGVFLRTSDDCIALYCHRWGYYGDCRNVSVTNSVLWADVAHPIMMGTHGNPEPGKAEMLEDITFSNIDILNHDEPQINYQGCIAINVSDQNLARNIRFENIRVDDFEQGQLVNLRVTFNKKYALAPGRGIENIYFKNIQYNGSNSNLSIIEGFDSLRAVRNVTFENLVINGKEISPNLKKPAYMEYTDFARIYKGNYVDGLRFISNDDISKR, from the coding sequence ATGAATCGTTTATTATTAATCTATCTTTTTACGATTGGAGTGATTTCCAATGTTTGTAGTCAAAAAATCAGAACCTATCTGGTCCCGGAACAAATGGTTCCGAATAGTGATTATTCGGTCAAAGTTTGCACGGCAGGTGGGCGGTGGATCGATTTGTTTGAGTATTCGGTCGATGTGGATATGCATTATATGAGAAAGGCCTCTATGGTTGCTTTTGATTTTGAAGGAGAAAAAGTTGAGGTGCTGGTAATCTGTAATCGGGAGCCTGTAAAGACGGTTCGTATCAGACCTGCAAACGAGAATATCCCATGTACTTATAGCAATGACTCTGTCCGTTTTGAAATCACACGTCCGGGTAACCTGTCTGTTGAAGTGAATGGTGATATATTTCATAACCTGCATATTTTTGCCAACAGTTTGGAGTCTGATATTCCATCCATCAAAGATAAAAACCTGATATATATTGGTCCAGGTTATCATACCTATCCAAAAGGAGAGTTGAGGATTTCATCCGGTAAAACGGTTTACATTGCAGGAGGGGCAGTTGTCAATGCGAAGTTAGTGTGTGATAGTGTGCAGAATGTCCGTATTTGTGGGAGAGGTATTTTATATCACGGCGAAAGAGGCGTTGAGATTACGAAGTCTAAGAATGTCACTCTGGAGGGACTTATTTTCATTAACCCATCCCATTATACCGTTTATGGAGGTCAGTCAAGTGGTTTGGTAATCCGTGATATTCGTTCATTTAGCTCAAAGGGGTGGGCGGATGGCATAGACCTGATGAGCTGTTTCAATGTCAAGGTTGACGGCGTTTTTCTCCGTACTTCCGATGATTGTATTGCATTGTATTGCCACCGGTGGGGATATTATGGTGATTGTCGAAATGTATCAGTCACAAATTCTGTTTTATGGGCCGATGTAGCACATCCCATCATGATGGGCACACACGGTAATCCTGAGCCAGGAAAAGCAGAAATGTTGGAGGATATAACTTTCTCAAATATAGATATACTCAACCATGATGAACCTCAAATAAACTATCAGGGTTGCATCGCAATTAATGTCTCCGATCAGAATCTGGCTAGAAATATCCGGTTTGAAAATATTCGGGTAGATGATTTCGAACAGGGGCAACTGGTGAATCTTCGCGTGACTTTCAATAAAAAGTATGCTTTAGCTCCCGGTAGGGGGATTGAAAATATCTATTTTAAAAATATTCAGTATAACGGTTCGAATTCAAATCTTTCAATCATAGAAGGTTTCGATAGCCTGCGAGCGGTGCGGAATGTCACTTTCGAAAATCTGGTCATCAATGGGAAAGAGATTTCTCCTAACTTGAAGAAGCCCGCGTATATGGAATATACTGATTTTGCCCGGATTTATAAAGGGAATTATGTAGATGGCCTGAGGTTTATTTCTAATGATGATATATCGAAAAGATAA
- a CDS encoding helix-turn-helix transcriptional regulator, which yields MQLLQSRNTSIFIERVLFSNDLFLRKALEIVNNHLTDRTFDLDRFAGALQVSKSTLYRRLISMVGISPCEFVTQMRLEKALQLLGDKSFNISQIAYHLGFGCPHYFSQCFKTRYGLLPSQYRSKLSKLSEESLLVIHQDFLQKTTMLIEENILDSEYDYSSLAQDLNLSLSTLYRRIKQITGKSPGIFMRSVKLIYSRNLLENGVEDILEVAFICGFNDVKYFSKCFKYEFGVSPKEFLKMNRSLTRVAI from the coding sequence ATGCAATTATTACAGAGCAGAAACACCTCTATTTTTATCGAAAGAGTGTTGTTTTCAAATGATTTGTTTCTCAGGAAAGCATTGGAAATTGTCAATAATCATCTTACAGATCGTACATTCGATTTAGACCGGTTTGCGGGGGCTTTACAAGTATCAAAGTCAACTTTGTACAGACGCTTAATATCAATGGTGGGTATATCGCCCTGCGAATTTGTAACTCAAATGAGATTAGAAAAGGCTTTACAACTTTTAGGAGACAAGTCTTTCAACATTTCTCAAATTGCTTACCATTTAGGATTCGGGTGTCCTCACTATTTTAGTCAATGTTTTAAAACCAGGTACGGATTACTGCCCAGTCAATACCGATCTAAACTCTCGAAATTGTCAGAAGAGAGTTTGTTAGTAATTCATCAGGATTTCCTTCAGAAAACAACTATGCTGATAGAAGAAAATATTCTGGATTCAGAATATGACTATAGCAGTTTGGCGCAAGATCTTAATCTCTCTCTTTCCACTCTCTATCGGCGGATTAAGCAAATAACAGGGAAGTCTCCAGGTATATTTATGAGGTCGGTAAAACTTATCTATTCAAGGAATTTACTGGAAAATGGAGTCGAAGATATTCTAGAGGTTGCATTTATATGTGGTTTTAATGATGTGAAGTATTTTTCAAAATGCTTCAAGTATGAGTTTGGTGTTTCGCCAAAAGAATTTCTGAAGATGAATAGGAGTTTAACGCGAGTGGCAATTTAA
- a CDS encoding LamG-like jellyroll fold domain-containing protein — MKTSVQLRKAIMLMTLWCSIGMIIQLNAQDFVHPGILHKESDLARARQKIAEQAEPWYTAWKNLLAAPEAQLSWTSHATDIVYRGSGTPNNIQLMYRDVAAVYEHAMIYKINGDLAHAAKAAEILNAWANINTSVSGNSDRFLALGLNGYQFAMAAELMRGYSGFNVEKFKKYLMTVFYPNNSIFLINHNDACATNYRVNWDICNMNSIMAIGIFCDNKDLFNEALSYAKNGDGTGNITRSVNFLYPNLPTVGANIWGQWEESGRDQGHAVGGLQLYGLFCEMSWNQGIDMYGYDNCRYRKGAEYVARYNIMMTDSTGAWVGKYNDLPYTTYSRQMGSNCSWYTESALGAATRGKYGRCWETIYNHYAHRLNQGDKIKSITEILQQQPSTAISSTAVHADTYDTPGIMALTSAADSGTYILPWEFLDISARSIAKLPVYGKTTMQNSVLTVYGTGAGIKGASDYCQFAYQKIVDDGSIIARINSIDEVNSLCQAGLMIRENLEQNSVNALLSLTASQGAVFTVRDSTGKTTKTVASNTAFNTFPYWLQLSRSGNTFTASVSPDSLSWTTIGSAILKFNRLTLAGLAVSSNNTNALCKAVFDKAKFIQGNIRPIVKMVSPAIGHTAYVAPANIYINGSAYDLDGALDKVEVYVNDSLYFTSKVSPFTYNLLSVNKTGTYKLLAKAYDKAGAVQVSDTVTYVINATTTKLPYYKFDEKTTGYFAIDSNGNNLTGILYNGPIPATGEFNNAISMDGVDDYVKLPNGFIEKLSDFTIATWVKYNAQTSWSRILDLGSGTTSYMFLSPYNGSGLMSFSMLSSDGRTQTVNASSALPIGAWHHVAVTLGANKLTIYLDGAAVGTSYPFYLRPYDLAATTANYLGKSQFSSDPYFNGLLDDMRFYNYGMTLTEIKNLYLKTSIVKEIAMKQVSIYPNPAKEKIVVGGIEEGRIYIYNSVGSLVWEQEINSSNQAVNINNLATGTYIVAISDITGNITRKVLMVK, encoded by the coding sequence ATGAAAACATCAGTACAATTAAGAAAAGCAATCATGCTCATGACTCTTTGGTGTAGTATAGGTATGATTATTCAATTAAATGCCCAGGATTTTGTGCATCCGGGTATTTTGCACAAAGAGTCTGATTTGGCACGGGCAAGACAAAAAATTGCAGAACAAGCCGAACCCTGGTATACCGCCTGGAAGAATCTCCTTGCAGCGCCTGAAGCTCAGTTGTCCTGGACTTCTCACGCAACGGATATTGTGTATAGAGGGTCCGGAACACCGAATAATATCCAATTAATGTATCGGGATGTGGCTGCAGTCTATGAGCATGCCATGATTTATAAAATAAACGGAGATCTGGCACACGCCGCTAAAGCCGCTGAAATCTTAAATGCCTGGGCAAATATTAACACTTCCGTATCGGGTAACTCGGATCGTTTTCTGGCATTGGGCTTAAATGGCTATCAGTTCGCTATGGCAGCAGAATTAATGCGCGGGTATTCCGGTTTTAATGTAGAGAAATTCAAAAAATATCTGATGACGGTATTTTATCCAAATAACTCTATATTTCTAATTAATCACAATGATGCTTGTGCAACTAATTATCGCGTCAATTGGGATATCTGCAATATGAATTCTATCATGGCCATTGGTATATTTTGTGACAACAAAGATCTTTTTAATGAAGCGTTAAGCTATGCTAAAAACGGAGATGGTACCGGAAATATAACAAGGTCAGTCAATTTCCTCTATCCCAATCTGCCAACGGTTGGAGCCAATATCTGGGGTCAATGGGAAGAGAGTGGCCGTGACCAGGGACACGCTGTGGGGGGACTACAACTCTATGGCTTATTTTGTGAGATGTCATGGAATCAGGGCATTGATATGTATGGATATGACAATTGCCGTTATCGTAAAGGAGCTGAATATGTTGCCCGTTACAATATCATGATGACCGACAGTACAGGTGCATGGGTGGGTAAATACAATGATTTACCATATACAACCTATTCCAGACAGATGGGGTCGAATTGTTCCTGGTACACAGAATCCGCTTTGGGAGCTGCTACCCGTGGAAAATATGGTCGTTGTTGGGAGACAATTTACAATCATTATGCCCACCGTTTAAATCAGGGTGATAAAATAAAAAGCATTACAGAGATTCTCCAGCAACAACCGTCCACTGCAATTTCAAGTACAGCGGTTCATGCGGATACTTATGATACACCGGGTATTATGGCTCTGACATCAGCGGCTGATTCAGGAACTTACATCCTACCCTGGGAATTCCTGGATATAAGTGCCAGATCAATTGCAAAACTTCCGGTCTATGGAAAGACTACCATGCAAAATAGTGTTCTTACTGTTTACGGTACCGGTGCCGGAATAAAAGGTGCTTCAGATTATTGTCAGTTTGCCTATCAGAAGATTGTCGATGACGGCTCCATCATTGCAAGGATAAACTCTATAGATGAAGTAAATTCGTTGTGTCAGGCCGGACTTATGATTCGGGAAAACCTGGAGCAAAATTCGGTGAACGCTCTATTAAGTCTTACTGCTAGTCAGGGGGCCGTTTTTACCGTTCGTGACAGTACCGGAAAAACAACAAAAACAGTTGCATCAAATACAGCGTTTAATACATTTCCATACTGGCTTCAATTATCGCGTTCAGGAAATACATTTACCGCATCAGTATCGCCTGATAGTTTGAGCTGGACTACCATTGGTAGTGCCATTTTAAAATTCAATCGTCTTACTTTAGCAGGACTTGCTGTGTCCAGTAATAATACCAATGCTTTGTGCAAAGCAGTATTTGATAAAGCAAAATTTATTCAGGGGAATATCCGTCCTATTGTTAAGATGGTCTCTCCGGCGATAGGCCATACTGCTTATGTTGCTCCGGCTAATATTTATATCAATGGTTCTGCGTATGATTTGGATGGAGCATTGGATAAAGTAGAGGTGTATGTTAATGATAGTTTATATTTTACCTCTAAGGTTTCACCATTTACCTATAATCTACTATCGGTAAATAAAACGGGGACGTATAAATTATTGGCAAAGGCGTACGACAAAGCCGGAGCAGTGCAAGTGTCCGATACAGTAACTTATGTTATAAATGCAACTACGACCAAATTGCCCTACTATAAATTCGATGAAAAGACGACCGGATATTTTGCGATTGATTCAAATGGAAATAATCTCACAGGAATTCTATATAACGGACCTATTCCAGCGACAGGTGAATTTAATAATGCCATAAGCATGGATGGTGTGGATGATTATGTGAAATTACCCAACGGATTTATAGAGAAACTAAGTGACTTTACTATTGCTACCTGGGTGAAGTACAATGCCCAGACATCGTGGTCCCGGATTTTGGATTTAGGTAGTGGAACAACTTCATATATGTTTCTTTCTCCATATAATGGCTCTGGCTTGATGAGTTTCTCAATGTTAAGTTCAGATGGAAGAACTCAGACCGTTAATGCAAGTTCAGCTTTGCCTATTGGAGCTTGGCATCATGTCGCCGTAACTCTGGGTGCAAATAAACTGACGATTTACCTGGATGGCGCTGCTGTCGGAACTTCTTATCCCTTCTATCTGAGACCTTATGACTTAGCGGCGACTACAGCCAATTATCTGGGTAAATCTCAGTTTAGCAGCGATCCCTATTTCAACGGCTTGCTGGATGATATGCGATTCTATAATTATGGGATGACCTTGACTGAGATTAAGAATCTATATTTAAAAACCTCAATTGTGAAAGAGATTGCAATGAAACAGGTCTCAATTTATCCGAATCCGGCAAAAGAGAAGATCGTTGTTGGTGGGATAGAAGAGGGCCGGATTTACATATACAACTCTGTTGGAAGCTTAGTTTGGGAACAAGAGATTAACTCCTCAAACCAGGCTGTAAATATCAATAATCTTGCTACAGGTACATATATAGTGGCCATATCTGATATTACCGGAAATATAACACGAAAAGTTTTGATGGTTAAATAA